A single genomic interval of Penaeus vannamei isolate JL-2024 unplaced genomic scaffold, ASM4276789v1 unanchor566, whole genome shotgun sequence harbors:
- the LOC113812235 gene encoding uncharacterized protein DDB_G0286299-like, whose product MDNITHNLEQIPYLERRTMFTETRTKTAHVAEPRTQKKEHSTEPRTQKKEHSTEPRTQKKEHSTEPRTQKKEHSTEPRTQKKEHSTEPRTQKKEHSTEPRAQKKEYSTEPRTQKKEHSTEPRTQKKEYSTEPRTQKKEHSTEPRTQKKEHSTEPRTQKKEHSTEPRTQKKEHNTEPRTQKKENSTEPKTQKKEHSTEPRTQKKEHSTEPRTQNQEHRTKNTEERIHTTEPELNLEPQRSAERTYNMEK is encoded by the exons ATGGACAACATAACACATAACTTAGAACAAATACCGTACCTAGAACGAAGAACAATGTTCACAGAGACGAGGACCAAAACCGCACAtgtggccg AACCAAGAACACAGAAGAAAGAACACAGCACAGAACCAAGAACACAGAAGAAAGAACACAGCACAGAACCAAGAACACAGAAGAAAGAACACAGCACAGAACCAAGAACACAGAAGAAAGAACACAGCACAGAACCAAGAACACAGAAGAAAGAACACAGCACAGAACcaagaacacaaaagaaagaacacaGCACAGAACCAAGAGCACAGAAGAAAGAATACAGCACAGAACCAAGAACACAGAAGAAAGAACACAGCACAGAACCAAGAACACAGAAGAAAGAATACAGCACAGAACCAAGAACACAGAAGAAAGAACACAGCACAGAACcaagaacacaaaagaaagaacacaGCACAGAACcaagaacacaaaagaaagaacacaGCACAGAACcaagaacacaaaagaaagaacacaacACAGAACCAAgaacacagaagaaagaaaacagcacagaaccaaaaacacaaaagaaagaacacaGCACAGAACCAAGAACACAGAAGAAAGAACACAGCACAGAACCAAGAACACAGAACCAAGAACACAGAACCAAGAACACAGAAGAAAGAATACACACCACAGAACCTGAACTGAACCTCGAACCACAACGCAGTGCAGAACGAACATATAACATGGAAAAATAA